In a single window of the Candidatus Krumholzibacteriia bacterium genome:
- a CDS encoding NADH-quinone oxidoreductase subunit J produces the protein MSVFTLVFYILALITLLSAWVVATSRNIVHSGFALIFAFLGVAGLYIQLSMDYLAAMQVLVYAGGITVLILFAVMLTRGIEEPEKSSPVMNRPASALAATGVLALVLFLIFNSDWNLRAPQVLAPGEGISALLGYELLGKYLLPFEIASVLLLAALIGAVMIARREIRDEEEAS, from the coding sequence ATGAGTGTCTTCACTCTGGTCTTTTATATCCTCGCGCTCATCACCCTGCTCTCGGCATGGGTAGTGGCCACGAGCCGCAATATCGTTCATTCCGGTTTTGCCCTGATCTTCGCCTTTCTCGGAGTGGCCGGTCTCTACATTCAACTTTCCATGGACTATCTGGCGGCCATGCAGGTTCTGGTCTATGCCGGCGGCATTACGGTGCTCATCCTTTTTGCCGTCATGCTGACCCGCGGGATCGAGGAGCCGGAAAAGAGCAGCCCGGTGATGAATCGCCCGGCTTCGGCTTTGGCGGCCACCGGCGTTCTGGCACTGGTTCTTTTCCTCATCTTTAATTCGGACTGGAACTTGCGCGCTCCGCAGGTTCTCGCGCCAGGGGAAGGCATCTCGGCCCTTCTGGGTTATGAGCTTCTCGGCAAGTATCTCCTGCCTTTTGAAATCGCGTCCGTGCTTCTGCTGGCCGCGCTGATTGGAGCCGTGATGATCGCAAGACGGGAAATCCGGGACGAGGAGGAAGCCTCATGA
- a CDS encoding NADH-quinone oxidoreductase subunit I produces MSALARYFSNIRDSVSTTVEGLKVTTRHLWTVKPTTVLYPEVDVEASLPERYRGFLVNEVEICTGCQLCARACPIDVIYIELEKNEETKERFLTRYDIDLGRCMYCGLCVEPCPTGSIHFTPQFEGARHNLGDLYRRFIDEPLPVYKNPKKPKPVAEESKGEES; encoded by the coding sequence ATGTCAGCGCTTGCTCGCTACTTTTCCAACATCAGGGATTCCGTCTCGACCACAGTTGAAGGACTAAAGGTCACGACCCGACACCTCTGGACGGTGAAGCCCACGACGGTTCTCTATCCCGAGGTGGATGTGGAAGCCAGTCTTCCCGAGCGTTACCGCGGCTTTCTCGTCAATGAGGTCGAGATCTGCACGGGATGTCAACTCTGTGCCCGGGCCTGTCCGATTGATGTCATTTACATCGAACTGGAGAAGAACGAGGAAACAAAGGAGCGTTTCCTGACCCGCTACGATATTGATCTGGGCAGGTGCATGTACTGCGGTCTCTGTGTGGAACCCTGCCCGACGGGGTCGATTCACTTCACCCCGCAGTTCGAAGGTGCCAGGCACAACCTGGGAGACCTGTACCGACGCTTCATCGACGAGCCGCTCCCCGTGTACAAGAATCCGAAAAAGCCCAAGCCTGTGGCAGAAGAGTCGAAGGGAGAGGAATCATGA